A stretch of the Geovibrio thiophilus genome encodes the following:
- the rbsC gene encoding ribose ABC transporter permease: protein MKMTVKEFLIRFRPLLGLLILAVIVSLLSPRFLTVSNILNVLRQTSINAVMAAGMTFVILTGGIDLSVGSILALCGAVAAFMISSGFDPYITIATTLLLGTVLGVFAGVIITKGKVQPFIATLVAMTLLRGATLVFTDGRPISTGFDASSDVFAWFGTGYVLGIPVPVFLMILVFAVSYYVLKYTRFGRYVYAVGGNEEASRLSGVRVSRVKTAVYAISGLLSALAGIIITARLSSAQPTAGAGYELDAIAAVVLGGTSLAGGVGTIFGTLIGALIIGILNNALNLMNVSSYYQMIAKGAVILIAVLMDRKK from the coding sequence ATGAAAATGACGGTTAAGGAATTCCTCATCAGATTCAGACCGCTTCTGGGTCTGTTGATTCTCGCAGTGATAGTCTCGCTTCTGAGTCCGAGATTTCTCACCGTCAGCAATATCTTAAACGTTCTCCGCCAAACCTCGATCAATGCGGTGATGGCAGCGGGAATGACATTCGTTATTCTCACCGGCGGCATAGATCTCTCAGTGGGTTCCATACTCGCACTATGCGGCGCCGTGGCGGCTTTTATGATCTCAAGCGGGTTTGACCCGTACATAACCATAGCGACCACCCTGCTTCTGGGAACTGTTCTGGGAGTTTTCGCTGGGGTAATCATAACGAAAGGAAAGGTTCAGCCCTTCATAGCAACCCTTGTAGCTATGACCCTTCTCAGGGGAGCAACCCTTGTTTTTACCGACGGCAGACCCATCTCAACTGGTTTTGACGCAAGCTCGGACGTTTTCGCATGGTTCGGCACAGGCTATGTTCTCGGCATTCCGGTGCCTGTTTTCCTAATGATTCTTGTTTTCGCAGTGTCTTATTATGTGCTTAAATACACCCGCTTCGGCAGGTATGTATACGCTGTCGGCGGCAATGAGGAAGCATCAAGACTCTCCGGTGTGCGTGTCAGCAGAGTAAAAACCGCAGTTTACGCCATAAGCGGGCTCCTCTCCGCTCTGGCGGGAATAATAATCACCGCGCGTCTCTCCTCCGCTCAGCCCACAGCGGGCGCAGGATACGAGCTTGACGCCATAGCCGCCGTCGTCCTCGGCGGAACAAGCCTCGCCGGAGGCGTGGGAACAATCTTCGGAACACTGATCGGCGCGCTGATAATAGGCATACTTAACAACGCCCTGAACCTCATGAACGTGTCTTCATACTACCAGATGATCGCTAAGGGAGCGGTGATTCTCATCGCTGTCCTTATGGATAGAAAAAAATAA